Within Malus domestica chromosome 04, GDT2T_hap1, the genomic segment ATGCAAGAGTAAAGTGCGATTTATCTGAGAATCTTACTTTGAAGGCCAATTCTCAGGTGATTTGGAAGACTGTTGAAGCGCTTTATCcccttttttatttgcaaagttTGTGCCGACAATCTGTAATGTCTAAGTTAGTTAGTTAACTTTTCTGTGCTTCTTTCCAGCTTACCAACGAGCCTCACATGTCACATGGCATGGTCAATTTTGATTACAAGGTATGTTGCTGACTTTGTAATATCTTTcagttaattttcttttatataatgGTGTTGCTACCAAGACGAGGTTAAACTTCTCTCATGGCAGTGATTATGAAAGAACTTTCATATAGCTATTTTAATTCTAAGTACCTGTTTGGCACAACCTTTTCAGCAATGTAAGAGTTTTGCTGTAATAAAGGCACTTTTCTTTGTTTACTATGTCGCTTCACAGCACTTGAAATGAAACTTCATGTTAGGTTCATGCAAAAGCTAAAAATGCTTTATGTGTTATAGAAATGAGACAATTGTATCAAATCAAGCTAAGAACTGTTTGTGGAGAAGCTCTAAGTTGTAGCTTTTCCAATAGCTAAGAAACATCTTATGCTGGAAGCAGTTGCCCTCTTTAATTATTTCTTCTGTGATTGACAAAGTTAACCTTTTAACTTTCATCAATGCCCTTTTCACTCTTGAAAATTAATCAGTAATACGGATTGCTAGTtggttggttcaaaaattgttTCATGGTTGCTTATTGGGTCGAATAAGTTTTTATATTGTTGTTGTCTGGTAATTTGTAGAGTGGATAGAATGAGAGTTTGGGTGGGAGATCTTTTTTCGAAGCTTGCCTTCTtggttgtttaatgttattgaTGTCCAGGTACCATAATGGAACCATTTactggcttcatttgatacggGTGAATTGGGATTTTGGTTGTAGACATTTAGGAGGTGCTTAAATGAGGTAGTACTGAAATGAGCAGATTTCAAGAAGTTTGAAGCTAGAGTCTTCAGCATCCTACTTGTATGTCTTATTTGAAACTTATGTCTCACTTTGACACAGTTCTAGAATTTCTACCACCGTGAAGGGGAAGCTTCTTGCATGGATTTTGCTCATGGTAGGGCTAACATGTGCAGTTTGATACAAAGACAAGCAAATTGGTGTATTTCAATTTTCACCTCATTGGTGCATTTTGTATAAGCAGGGGGAGGTGTTTGGATTATATATCTGTGCGCTTTCCAATATCTCTACATTATGGTAGAATTTATGCATGGAGGTCAGTGAGTTGGGTGGTTACGGCATCCACTGGTAAGTGATAAGCCTTTTGGTGATGGGAACAAGGCTAAAGCCCTTTTGAGAATTTACCTTTTGGTGATGGGAATAAGGCTAAAGCCCCTTGAGAATTTATTGTGCTGGTAAATCGAGGAGTATGTAGGGGTTTGGGAATGACCGCTAGTCTAGAGTTAGGTTTTGGGATTTGATTTGGTCATCTGTTTCTATGGAATTTAGGGGGTGTTCTGTTTCTACTGTTCTAGATTGTAAGGCATTTGTGTCTTAATTGTTTCTTAATGAAGTTTTATGGTAAAGTAGGTCTGTGGTGTTTTGGCTTCAATTTGGACTCCTTGTCCActgtattgaaaaaaaaaaccacgaTATTAAGTACAGGCTATTAGGATCGATTGGATTGATCTTTGATCTGCTTTAGAGATTAAGAACAAGAGCTTTGAGAAGAAGAGATTTAGACTCCCCTCCTCCCATCTATATTTTTTCCCTAATTTTTTCAACAACTGGAACCCAAAAGGATAACACAGTTATTGATTTTTGTCATGTATTTTGAGCTAACCACTTTGTAATTAATTTTctaatcattttttatttatttatgcccAACATTGACTTCCTCTGCACAGGGAAAAGATTACAGGTCACAGTTTCAACTAGGAAATGGTGCACTGTTTGGAGCAAACTACATTCAGGTAAAATATTGGACAACATATTCTGTGTTTAACCTTTTCATTAGCTTatgacaaaaacaaaatttcataTCATGATAAGTTACTTATTGTTGGCTAATCTACATATATTAATTATTGCCAAATGGATTCTACAAGGTTTCCTTAATGTAAGAGGGTCCATTTTTTGTTCTCCTTCTGGGCTTCTGTATCTTTGGAGTTCTGAAGAGTATTTTTTTCTTGTAAATCTGTGTTAATTGGCAAAGCTTCTGTAATTTTGCTATTTGAtagatttgtttgtttgttttgttttgtgtaatTTTGCTATTTGAtaggtttgtttgttttgttttgttttatgtaATCGCTATTTGATAGGTTTTTTTCTTGTCACCTCTCAAGGAAGAAAAAAGTTGttcttatatttattttatatggaTTGTGTATTTCACAACGTTTTGGGAAAGCACTTAATACAAAAAGGCAGAAATGTAAAAATCTGTATTAATTATACTAATGTATTAATGTAATCATGTTGGAGATCAACCCTGGTATTTGATTACCATATTTAACCGAGTAAGATTTTCTTGTTCCTCCCCTGACCATATTTAACTATGTGATGACCATGTTTTTTTGCCAATTATTAATAACTGCTTGTTTACTTgcttttatttatcattttcttcGTTTTCCCAGCTTTTATCATTTCTATAAATCTATTAAGATGTGGAagctgttattggcactccaaaaaggTCATCTTGCAATCCAAGGGAGAAATTGCACTTCAAGTGCAGGATGACTTTTTAgtgtgctaataacagttcctaAGATTTTGCCAAAACCGTTTTAGCCATTAAAGccctttgattttaatttgaGCATGAACCAAAGGTAAATGGAGCAATAAATGTAAGTATATAAGATAATTACAGTATTGACTCAAAATTTGTCATCTTCCAATTGGTAGTGGCACGTATTATGATTTATAGTGGCATTTATTATGTATTCTGGATTGTTTTTCTCTGTAATTGATTGTTCCATTTAAATTCTTAGTGATAAGCATATTTTGTTGCCTTCATGCCAATGACACATCTTCTTCTCTCTGTGAAAGTTTGAAAGTGggattttttattgatttaccTAGTGCATTTCACCAATCTTTTGAGTGCTTATTAATTTTCAGAGTGTGACCCCCCATCTCGCTTTGGGCGGTGAAGTGTTCTGGGCTGGTCAGCATCGGAAGTCTGGTATTGGCTATGCTGCTCGGTATAACACAGAAAAGATGGTATACTTCTTGAACCCTTAAATTATAACTTCCTGAATATGCGACATAATGTTTTAATTGATTCCCACTGTTGTTTACTCATTAATTCTTGCAAATAAGATATTAATTTGTTACATTCTGGCACCAGAAAGGGcatgcatcaagattcatgtATCTAGAATGTATATCAGTAGTTAACTGCATGCTTTCTCACTATTGTTTCTTTTTCCAAGTACCTTCTTTGTTTTAGATGAATGCCACAATTGTTTAGGTAAAGCTAAAAcatcatgaaatttttttcatttttcagatTTAAAGTTGATTTTGTTAAGTTCAATGTATGCAGTTAACTAAAGGGAATAAAGAGGGAAAAGTATTGCTTGAAGTGAAATTTATATTTGTAGCTCATTTTGATTGCAATGttagttttcaaaattaatCTTATGAAACTCTTAAGGTTGTAAGAGTTGGTTAAAACAATGATTTGATGAAATAATTGGAAATAAGGGAAACTAACTAGTTGTCAAGTAATAGTAGGATTGTCCATGTTGCAGCCTCATGGTCTCTATTCTAGAGGAAAAGCGGCAAATATCCCGCACATTAAAACTAATGCTAATATTTTCATGAAGTTCAAGTCAGCATTACACTTTAGTTCAAACTTTTGAGAACCACAGGGTCTGGCTGTCCATATGGGAAGGCATTGAGGTTGAAGTAGAATAGAATAAAAagttatatgtatatatgtatgtattgcTTACCTCATATTCCACACATTTTCGATTTGCATTTGCGTGAGAccttaataattttatttttgattttgGGTAAATCACattttcccccctcaacttttcgtccaatttcaatttcaatttcatacgtcttccaatttttttttttaatttcataccAATGTCTCACATaccaatttcatacatccgtctCAATTTCTGTTAGTTTCACTGTTTTCTCCTCATGTGGACCTTGCAGGCCCCACAAAATTTGTGCCACATTGATAAAAAACAAGTAGTCCACtcccgaaagaaaaaaaaactcaaaattgcaGCACACCCTAATTCTTGGAggaaatttcaaaacaaaacagaaagcaAAGAATTACAAAACAACTTGAGACCTAATATTGCTAATTGGTCTTCATAATCATCTTTGGTACTTCATGAATGTTATAAATGGATTTCAGCTTCTTAGCTGCTTTATTAGTTGTTAAGGGCACATGGCCAACATTTTTCCATGGCAGTAACCAATAACCATCTCCGGTGAGGCCTGTTCTATTAACAAAGGTGATATAGGGTCATAAGATTTTAAAGCCCAAGATGTTGAACCTTGGAAGGTGAACCTCGGCTTGTATACTGAATGAACCTAAGTAGGGAGTATTCCAACTGTTGTATGACTGGGCAGCTCCAGAACATATTCCACGGgattttgttatatatttccTGGCTGATTGTTTTAATAGGAGATTTTGACTCGAGTAACTGTTGTGTGATCCATACCTTAATCCAACTCGTCTTTGCGCCCCCAGGTTGCCACAGGGCAAGTCGCTAGCACTGGAATGGTTGCTCTTAGCTATGTACAAAAGGTTTCTGATAAGGTGAGCAAAGTTGATCTATGGTTGAacatattttactttttatgttgTTGGAGTATctttctgcagttttatttttcatgatttatccAAGCTCTTTCTTATAGTGTTTCTTCCTTGAAGGTTTCTCTTGCATCAGATTTCATGTACAACTACATGTCAAGAGATGTCACAGCTAGTTTTGGTTATGATTACATTCTTCGACAGGTAGCTTTCGAATTGttaatgttcaaatatttcatTGAAATAAATAgacattctctttttcttcttcttagttCTTATGCTGTGGTCACTATATGCATAGTATGGTACGGTTACACAACCAGTGGTATCTGATTGCTGTTGGAGGATGTGACCACCTATTCGGTAAACAATTTCATGAAGCATGATTTCTCGGACATTATGGCCTGTTGATTCTATGCAGACCTTGATCCCGACTCAGATTCTGTCTggctacataattttttttatgtacatATGCAGTCCATGCATGTAAAACTCACCATACACTGCCTTGTCAACCGTAAACCATAATCAATTCCTATTCATCTAGAACCTGGAAGCCTTAACAGATTGggttatttctctttttctttcgaaTAGTGGTTTCTTAGATATGAATTTGTAAGTATTGACACTCTTCTTgactaattattattatttttaattgttgcAGTGCCGTCTTAGAGGAAAGATTGATTCCAATGGCACCGTAGCTGCATTTTTGGAAGAGCGACTAAATATGGGTCTTAATTTTGTTCTTTCTGCAGAGGTGAGGATTTAGCaacgttttcttttttcttctcagTTAACGAAACCCTGCTTTGCCAGTTCTCTCTTGACAAGTGCGAAAATATATGCCTCGCAGATTGATCACAGAAAGAAAGACTACAAATTCGGGTTTGGGTTGACTGTCGGGGAGTAGAGTGCAGGACCAATGCTGTTGCATCATTCTTGCCGGCAAGATACTCTCTCTTTATTTTTCCTTTCGAGTCGAACAAGAGATCCCTGTATACTTAATCTCGGGTAACATTATCGCAGGGCGGCATCAGTTTAGCCAGTTTTAGTAGCCGGTTTCCGTTTGGAGTTCCCTTTTTTCAGTTAGGAGATGTAGAATAAGATTTCGAAataattcaaattgaatttctagtCACAACTTGAACCTTTGCCCGAAAAACAAAACTCGATTTCTTGTTGGTTATTTGGTCTTTCTTGGTCGTACATCAAAGTATTTGGAACCTAAAACTTCCCCGGTTCCCTTGATTTTCCGGTCGACCTCTCCTCTCCTCGTTCTTGTGATCTTGTGGTGGCAACCGGAATTCCTCCTTATTTGCCGAGGAAAATAAAAACCGACGCGTACGGCGGCGAACCCTAAAATAACAGTTGCTTGACGAGGATAAGGAGAGCCTGTGAAGAGGTTGATGGAGAAGAGAACTTGAAGATGCATGTTTCCGGAAATTGGTCACTGGGTTTTGAAGAACTGGTGGATTCCTCCcctttttctgggttttcaacTCGCCCGAAATAAGCAAATTTCAAGGATCATTTGAAGATAAAAACTTTTAATATCACCAATTATTCGATCAACATTCAACCACTGCAACTTCAAAATCATAAATTTTCATCAACTAACAATAACATCACTAAAAGTTTAATTGACATTCTATCATGTTGACAAAATATTACGTACCAGCAAATTGAAAGACGTGACATCAACTCTAAAAACTAAAGCATTGTTCCAAACAACCTTAGAGAAATATTTTAGTTCatcttaaaattttatttgtgatATTACATATTTTTGTACTTATTAACAATTATACTGTGTAAACACATCAAGTGGTCCAGTTGTAAGGGCGCAGACTGCGATTCcccaataaacaaaataatgtgGAAGGTCTCAGGTTCGATGCTCCAAGCTGATGGGTCTACTTGACTGTGGCCACGGACATGATGAAATTTCCCATAGCCTCTCTGGGCCTTGGAAATGATGGATAACCGTGGCTTGCCACAAGTTGTCTCCATTTTAAAGGGAAAAAATCAATGATTACTGTGTGGAGCTATATTTTCTCAAAATGGGACCAAGAAAAATTATAACTTATTATAATGTGAAGTTTATTCATACACATAACTGGTTCTAAGTTGGGACCAAAACTTCTTATGACGAGATTATTCCTTATAGAATATACTGAGAGAGGTTTTGCTCTACTTCCTTCTTGCTAAAATGTGACGTGGACATTGCCACCACGTATACATGGATTAGTATGACACGAGTATACTCTCACGGTGATATTTGATATTTGTAATATAAGAATATGTGTTAGTTTATCTCCATGCGCTCTTCTATCATTGATAATAGGACGCTACCTTAATACAAGAATTAGTATGATCCGAGTATATTTTCACGATGAAATTTCATGTCACTAATGCAAAAATACATGTTAGTTTATCTCTCCGTATTCTTCAGTCGTTGATAATCAGTTGCTACCGTAATAACGTCTCCCGTATCATACAAGTTGCTCCAGAGAAGACAAGATGAGACATAACTGGAGCAAGAAAGTGAACAGAAACCCCCTCAGTGTGTGTTGTCATAAGTTATAACGCCTTTGATAACTTTGaacacacacagagacacagCAACAAGCCATTGAAATGAATCCACAGCATCAGGTGTTGCTTAGCAGAAACTGCAGCAGCACtgtctctcttctcccccacaACTCCTCCGCCTCTATCAATCCCACCACCGCATCTTCAAATCTCCCATTTGGGTCATCGTCAGCCCTCCATTTCAATCAACAGCGACCACTTTCACTGCCCCACAAGTTCAAACACACCACTTTCACTGCCAAAAGGGCGGCCCTCCAAACCACCGCAGCTTACTCCGGAGGAGACAGAGAATTGGCCCCCGAGTCTCCGGCCAAAGAGCTCCGTCGGATTCTGGAGTTGCCAGGGGTTGTCCAGGCCCCTGCTTGTTTTGATGCTCTGAGTGCCAAGCTTGTGGAAAGAGCTGGCTTTCAGTGCTGCTTCACTAGCGGTATatgatgttttatttatttattcaatttgttGATGTGGGTTTTCTTCCTTGCTTGTAGATGTTGACATAATTACATCGTTTGATTGTAGTGACTTTAGTTTGAAGCAATTTTTGATGTGGGTTTGATTGGGTTTGGCTTGACATGTTTCTTGTGAGACTCTGGGAGTTGTCTTGATTGTATATACTCGTTGTTATTGATACCATTACTTGTAAAAGGTTTGGGAGGGTGCAGTTGCAAGgtatattgaaatgaaaatttttcaGCATTGGTGCACCGAGTAGTATTACAACAATAAAGCTAACATgaagaaattgaaatgaaagttgtttaatcaaagaagaaaaatggtaAGATTCTAAAGTATTTCAAACATAAAAATCATACGTCATCTTTTGTTATTTGTGTGAATTTACAGACTGTTGTTTCTTAAGATCTTATCTATTCTAGATATTTGGTAATTAACTGTTGTGCAATACGTGGATGGCAATTTGTTCCCTTTGTATGTTCTTGTATCTATGTTTGTATgctctttataaaaaaatatagttcATGCAACTGCAGTTGTGTTATTGCATCCTTGGTCCATTTTTCTGATGTATCTTCATGTTTAAGTGCCTCAAACTCTAAAACAAGCTTATTACTGCCCCTTTTATTCTTCCATTAGGATTTTCAATATCGGCTGCTAGATTAGCGTTGCCAGATACAGGTTTTATATCCTATGGAGAAATGGTGGATCAGGGGCAACAAATTACCCAAGCTGTGTCAATTCCTGTTATCGGTGATGGTGATAATGGATATGGGAATGCAATGAATGTGAAGAGAACTGTCAAGGGATACATTAAAGCTGGTTTTGCTGGGATTTTGCTTGAAGATCAGGTTATAGTTATACTATTGAATTGAACTTTTGCATCCATGAATATTtcctgttttcttcatcttctctctctctctctctctctctctctctcacacacacacacacacactctcactctcaatAACTGTTGCTGTTACTTTTTTAAATTAACCAATGGTGGAACTGGCAAGGAACTTTGGGATAGGGAGGAGGTGGGAGTAGATTGGAGAGTAATTAAGGTTTAAATTGGGTTTGCTTCTTTTTATGGAAATTTCTTCATGTTTCCCAATCCTACGTTTATAGTCATGTCTACCCAAAGATTTTATAGTTACTgattttttgtgttcttaagcctgatttatttattttccttatagTGAAGATTTACAAAGAATAAAACCCTACTGTCCATCAAAGAAATTGGATCAGAATTCTGCTAACAGAATAGAAAATTGAATCTTTTGTTGAAAAGCAAGTGTAaaggttttatttttattactttaCTCAAGTGGCCGGGTTAAAATGAATAAACAATACCTCGTATCTTTCTATAAGTTATACTAAAACTTTGGTCCAACTAAgtaggaattttttttataaaatagttTCTTCCTCGTacattcctttttgtttcctcAGTTAATCTTTAGAGAAGCATTACAAGCATAATGTTAGGTTTAAAATATTGAAACTGTTGATTGTCCAAAGAGATCTTTTATGGAATCGGTGTCCTCTCGAGACAGGGTAACTTGATGGTCGGAATGACAAAAAACATGTGTTTGATTCCCATTGGTTTACATGATGTGATTTCATATTGGTATGCGAAGTATGTTACTTCGTATTTCTTTGTGGTTGGTTTGACCTATTTGAAACACCTTATCATCATTTGCTTAAATTTGTAATTGACTAGCTTTTTACTTATTTTGCTAAGTATTATAAATTCATTTATCTTGTCCCTGTTTGAGACAGCTATCACTGACAAAACTGTCGTCTTTAGGTCTCTCCAAAAGCTTGTGGTCATACGCAAGGAAGGAAAGTGGTGTCAAGAGAGGAGGCTGTAATGCGGATAAGAGCAGCTGTTGATGCTCGGAAAGAGAGCGGCTCTGACATTGTCATTGTAGCAAGAACTGATTCTCGTCAAgcagtgtctttggatgaagcACTCTGGAGATCAAGGGCATTTGCTGATGCTGGTGCAGATGTTCTTTTCATTGACGCACTTGCTTCTAAAGAAGAGATGAAGGCTTTCTGTGGGATATCTCCCTTACTTCCAAAAATGGTACATAACATTTGTCAAAGACTTGGATTTTGTCACGTTTCTTTTTCTACATTTGTATACCCAATATGGCTAGCCGTAGATTAGTTATTCTTGTGCATGATCCTGAGTTCATCTGAGGATAAGCTGTTTGTAGTAGGTTGTATTTTGTTGGTGAATTCAGAAACTGTCCTCAGTAATGGTATGGTAAACCCTTAAAATTTGCAGAATATAAACCTCGATTATATCtataattgaaaattttctttgttaataaaaacaaaaagttacAGCTTTTGTTTAATGAATCCAAGTTATATTTCAGAACATGTAATTTGACAAAGACTCCGAGTTATGTTCCGACTGGAGCCCTAGTATACTAAGGTGTACTAAGGTGTCACTTTGCTTCCTAGTATACTCATTCTTTGGTCTTTGGTTTCTGTTTATTAGTTGTTTATACggtgttaaaactcaaaactgaTGGGATGCCACATGTTCACGAGTTGTGATACTACTGTGGTTGAAATTTCTGGTTTTGGAGTGAATATCTGACTACGGCCACTTTCATTACTCTTTTTGGTCGATgactatttattattatttttaatagcAGAACGTAATTGAACATTTTTTGTGCAGATAGTATGGTTAAGTGACACACAGGTATTGTATGAGATATTGCCTATAGCATGAACAAGAGTTCTTTGTAGAGGTCTTTTCCATTTATGGTACTAGAAACAGCATTTAGTTTTATATATGTTGCACTGCATGGGGATGGATATATGTGATGTATGCATATCATGGTATGTCAATTAATAATCTAAGAATCATGTGGCTCAATTTGTAACTTCAGAGGCATTGTTGAAAAATGAGAATAATTTGGTGTGATTGATAAATCTCCATGTTCTATCAGGCTAATATGCTTGAAGGAGGCAAAACGCCAATACTCAACCCACTTGAACTTGAGGATGTTGGGTATAAAATTGTGGCTTATCCGCTTTCCTTGATTGGGGTATCTATTCAAGCAATGCAGGTAGCGTGCCTAcacctttttcttttaaataaagTACAGCATCAAGAGAAAAGGTCATTTATCTTGACACCCTATAATTATGATGCTATAAAAGATTTGATATAGTTATGACTATTGATCTCTCCACTCTTGCATGAGTTAATGATATGATTCAAGAATCAAAACCGAAAACACATCAGCAGCGAACAAAGACATTTCTCATTGTAAACTCGTAGTTCTTGAAAATTGAATAGAAAAGAAACTTTTTACAATATAATGTTGGATTTACCCTTTTTTTGGTTACAAGCCCTAAGAATATCAAAGGAATTTTCACCATTCTGTCAACAATCTAAGTTAAAGCAAACAGTGTGTTTCCCTATGCTTTTTAGAAGTGTTACTTGCCCAGAATTCATTAATTTAGAATACTATTTAAGGAAGGAACTTATATGAATCAATTGCAGGAAGCACTGGCTGGTCTCAAAGGAGGCCGCATCCCTCCTCCTGGAAGTATGCCATCCTTCGAAGAGGTTAAGGAGATTCTAGGTTTCAACAGTTattatgaagaagaaaaacgGTATTCTACCAGCAGCAGTCAGCTATCTCCAGAAAGATGTGAGTAACTTGTATAGTCACATGAGTTGTAGATATGTCATTATTGCTTACCTTGATGATAATTTGTTATCAAATGGCCTCTACCGTCTTTCCCCGCATTTTGATGAAAGTTGATTACTTTTATCAAAACTGGGTTAAAATTGGACTAACATAACAAATTGGGTTACATCTGGATACTATAAAAGGATAAATGGCCCTATGCAAGATAAATTTCAACTTGTTTCCATTCAAGTTTTTGTGTACCAACCAAAATTTTATAGATATAGATGAGCATTTTCGTTTCATAGTGCTTATACATGAAGGTTATTTTCCAGTGACCAGTAGTGTATACAGTCTCCAAAGGACCGCTAGAGATGGTGGAGAGCAGAAAGATCAGAATCCTCAAGATCCCATTGTTGAAGTTATAACACCTGACGTGTACAATAACTATGATGCAGATGGTTCCAGGGGTCCATTTTCTGGGATCTGGTCTCGGACGTTGAGGGTCAAAATAACTGGAAGGGATGGCTTTGAGAAACTTGATGTTCGGATTCCTGTAAGTCTTCTATTCTTTATGGGCATAGCATTCCATTCACAGTGCTTCCACTGTTATCCAGGAGAAAAGATTGTAAGACTTTTGGAATAGGTGCCCCACCAACCTTATTGAAAATCCTAAGTTTGTCTTCATTCTTAATCGTTAGAAATCCCTACGGTGTTGTGATGATAGGTTCGCAAGGAAAGAATTGGTAAACAGATAGTGTTAAAGAGTTCCGAAAATAATATCCTCCCAAAAATTTGGTGAGCAGATGGTGAAGCAGAGATTCACCTTATGTTACAATATGATTAGAGAGTTACCATTTCACAGATGGTATTGTGCTAGATATGTGACCAGGCAGTTACTGGAGCGAAACAGCATGGTCGCAATGCTGTTACGAGTATTCatgaaagaaggaaaaaaaaacacttgagcAAGTGAATTTCACTTCATTTCGTCTCTCTTCATCTGGGATCGTCTTTGATATGATTGTATATATTCGTCATTTACATGTTAGTCATGTTATTTCCGACTTATGAAAACCCGCTTTCATGTTTTGGTTATAAATTTTTACAGGCTGGATTCTTGGAAGGAATCACAAATATAGTTCCAGGTATTATTCATGTTCTCTCCAAACTTATTGAAATAGGTAATTGCTCCAGACCGGTAGTCCCTTGTAGTGTAATTAAAACTCCACATGTTTTTCCAACAGCTCTCGGGGGTGTGAACATCAAACAACTGCTAAACGAGGCAACTGATGAAATGGGAGGGAAGCTGCTGCTAGATTTTAATGACACAATTGGTGATAGGATTCAAGTTTTTCTAGAGTGAATCCAAGAGAAGTAGAAGTCTTACAAGCATAATGCTAAAGGTATGTTGACCAAAAAAATGCTCAAAGTATTCTCTCTGTAACATGAACGATCCTCTTAAGACGCTTTATTGCATATTATCTGAAAGAATTTTTCGAATTGGGTAGAAAAAAATACCAATTACATGAACCAATTACTCATGGAATAAGCGTTTTTACTTGTATGATTGATGCAGGGTTAAGACCAACAAATTCAGACCGAAACTCGGCCACAGAAATCGGCGGTGATGTACAAAGTTTGATAAACTATTTTAAGCATAAACAAGCTAGAGGATTCGTACTTTTTTCTCGTATACAAGTTGATCAATTTAATCGGATGAATAGTTTCTTTTCGATAGATTGTAAATTAAAGTTGCGATGTAATTTCTTTTGATATGTTGTGTGCATTTCTTCTACCTTTTTAGTACGAACAAATACAATTTGGGGTTTGGACTCCATTTTTCGGAGTCAATTGAATAACGGCTTTGTTTACGAACTGCTTGGTTTGTTTGAAACATTTTTTGTACTCACTAAcacgtttgataaccatttcgtgaACTACTAAAAACGTACATTAGGCTCACTAACACGTCGTTATTTAGATTGCGGGGATTGTTTTGACAAACGGTTGCACTTTTTCACCACTCAAATGGTAAGAGTGCGTCGTTTGACTCTACGTTCACTGCGATTACGCCGCAGATTTCCTCCTTCAAGACGCGATTACGTGACAGAGACCTCAATCCCGGCTTCGATGCACCGCCGAGAC encodes:
- the LOC103453629 gene encoding uncharacterized protein isoform X1, whose amino-acid sequence is MNPQHQVLLSRNCSSTVSLLPHNSSASINPTTASSNLPFGSSSALHFNQQRPLSLPHKFKHTTFTAKRAALQTTAAYSGGDRELAPESPAKELRRILELPGVVQAPACFDALSAKLVERAGFQCCFTSGFSISAARLALPDTGFISYGEMVDQGQQITQAVSIPVIGDGDNGYGNAMNVKRTVKGYIKAGFAGILLEDQVSPKACGHTQGRKVVSREEAVMRIRAAVDARKESGSDIVIVARTDSRQAVSLDEALWRSRAFADAGADVLFIDALASKEEMKAFCGISPLLPKMANMLEGGKTPILNPLELEDVGYKIVAYPLSLIGVSIQAMQEALAGLKGGRIPPPGSMPSFEEVKEILGFNSYYEEEKRYSTSSSQLSPERLTSSVYSLQRTARDGGEQKDQNPQDPIVEVITPDVYNNYDADGSRGPFSGIWSRTLRVKITGRDGFEKLDVRIPAGFLEGITNIVPALGGVNIKQLLNEATDEMGGKLLLDFNDTIGDRIQVFLE
- the LOC103453629 gene encoding uncharacterized protein isoform X2, producing the protein MNPQHQVLLSRNCSSTVSLLPHNSSASINPTTASSNLPFGSSSALHFNQQRPLSLPHKFKHTTFTAKRAALQTTAAYSGGDRELAPESPAKELRRILELPGVVQAPACFDALSAKLVERAGFQCCFTSGFSISAARLALPDTGFISYGEMVDQGQQITQAVSIPVIGDGDNGYGNAMNVKRTVKGYIKAGFAGILLEDQVSPKACGHTQGRKVVSREEAVMRIRAAVDARKESGSDIVIVARTDSRQAVSLDEALWRSRAFADAGADVLFIDALASKEEMKAFCGISPLLPKMANMLEGGKTPILNPLELEDVGYKIVAYPLSLIGVSIQAMQEALAGLKGGRIPPPGSMPSFEEVKEILGFNSYYEEEKRYSTSSSQLSPERYGSRGPFSGIWSRTLRVKITGRDGFEKLDVRIPAGFLEGITNIVPALGGVNIKQLLNEATDEMGGKLLLDFNDTIGDRIQVFLE
- the LOC103449844 gene encoding mitochondrial import receptor subunit TOM40-1-like, with the translated sequence MAGLVPPPPPTAAADTIPKPKEDEKVDYLNLPCPIPYEEIHREALMSLKPELFEGMRFDFTKGLNQRFSLSHSVFMGPTEVPSQSPETIKIPTAHYEFGANFIDPKLMLFGRIMTDGRLNARVKCDLSENLTLKANSQLTNEPHMSHGMVNFDYKGKDYRSQFQLGNGALFGANYIQSVTPHLALGGEVFWAGQHRKSGIGYAARYNTEKMVATGQVASTGMVALSYVQKVSDKVSLASDFMYNYMSRDVTASFGYDYILRQCRLRGKIDSNGTVAAFLEERLNMGLNFVLSAEIDHRKKDYKFGFGLTVGE